AATCTCTCACTCAGCACACCTTCTATCACTTTTGCTCAGCCCTACCATCAATATTATATCTATAATCAACCTCAGCAATATTGCAAATGGCTAATGCAGACCCTGCTTAGACACTTTTATACCTAAGGCGCGGAATGTACATAAACGCCAGTTAGTTTAGCAAGGCCACTTTTGAATATATCTTGCTCTTGTTGCTCTTGTAAATGAAATATATGTAAGATATAACTACTTATCCTGTTCCTACTCAAATTCGCACATATCTTACATATACATTGCTTAAAGtttgatttcttcttcttatacACAATTATACCGCATCAGCATAATTCAATTACAGCTACATAAATATTAAGCAAAATATAACAAGAAGATATCTAAAAAATCCTtctaaaaacaatcaaataattcaccaaaaaataCTTCTTAAAAAAACAAACTTAGATTCAATGATACCACTCCAAACCagccaaaggaaaaaaaaaaaagaggaaaatcaaACGTCCAATATTCACAAACCACTATTACATACCAACTATTATAACATCAATGAAATAACAACCGTAACATACCACACCAAAACTACAACTATGCACAAATCACTCTTAGATACTAGCTATTATAACACCAACAGAAATATCACCACAAGCGATGCCAAAAATCCTTCACTTTCATTGCTCAAAAGCCAGTATCACCAACAAATGTATCATACCAATGCCTTAGCTGCTGAGCCACGAGCAAATTAGGATTATACATAATAATGGTAGTCGCTTGAGTTGCAATAGAAAGACCTgcgaataaaaaaaaatacaaaaaatatcTACATAAACAAAATCCTAGACACaaccataaataaataatagaaaacTAAAATCAAACCCATATACCATGAAGATGACTAATACGTGGACGACAAATCATAACAACTGGTCGCTCGTTGATAAGTTCAACTAAATGCATGCCATCATCCTCAAAATAATCATCCCATACTGAAAACACTATTGGTATCCTCCTGCAAAAATTATATACACACTAAAATTAAACAAAcacaattaaaaaatataattataactATATTAACTAACCATACAGAAACTGATAACATACTCTTCATTCAAGATAATAAACTCTTGCAGATGAACTTGTCTATTTCCGATGGCGTAAAATATTGCCGGACCAGCATAAACAGCTACACCAAGCAAAGCTATCAtataaaaataacaaattagCCTGCAATCACACCAATAATACCTAAACTTACTAATACACCAcaaccaaaaaaacaaaaaaaaaagttatactTATCCTTGCATTTGGATTAACCCTCAAAGAATCCAAATCGCAAAAACGAGTCAGTTCATAGAAATTTTCCACCGATAATGCATGCTCAGGTAAAACACGATTAATCACAGTATTATGTGATATAATAATCTCATATGGAACCATCCCAATCTGCATCCGTGAACTACGTAGACACTGTATAGTGGCATTTGCAATATAATATGTCCCATGCAACTCCAATGCACAATCCATAGCATCCAGATCAGATAAATATGTTATTCCTTGAATTGTATCACCctgaaaaaaagagagatacCTATTATCCatatcaacaaaacaaaaacacaataAAACTTACAAAAACAAGTCTAAGAAGCCCTTACAGAAGCATCAGCAAAAACAACTCGAAAAAACATTCGAGTCGAATTCCGCGGTCGCCGAAATAAAGTTTTTTCCACGACAACTAACTTAGCAATCCATCCTCGAATTCTATCATTCAATCCGCAAACACTAACACACTGCGACTCCATCCAACTGAAAAAAACACACACTTTGCAAATACAAACTACTACCTAGCAAACCAAAAATATATCACACATAACCATTCCCAAAACACGAAGGTCCTTATATATAGTAGCAAGAAACTGGCCACGTACAAAGAAAATCAGCACAACTTGGCAATTTTTTCCTGACACAATCAACGCATGAAACACAAGTAGCAATCCTACTCATGCAAACTACAAATCAGATACTACAAAATCACATAAACAACACCTGGCTAACGCCAGTACAAACCACCGCCACAGCCTCACCTTTCTCAACTTGCTATTCTTACCAACTAAACAATTCTTTCCTACCTACCTGACGCATAGCGTCAGGGCAAAACATCTAGTCTTACATATATAAAGCGAGAATCCGCTTGTGAACAGTAAAAAATGGGCCGGTTATGCCGTTATTTGTGTGAGCTTGAGGGGCGTTTTGATCTTTTGCTGATGGGTGGCAGTGGCTCTGCTGGTATTTTGCTTTTGTCCGCTGGCTCTCTTGCATTGTAACCTTGCTCTGTCCGCGTGGCTCTTCATTTTGGTAGTCAGCAATGCTCTGTCCGCGTGGCTCTTCACTTTGGTAGTCAGCAATTACTATTAAGTTAGTGGGCGGTTGGGCGGCAAAAGCTTTCTAGAGTCTTCATTCTTTGCTTTATGTATATTTCACCTCACACGCATGTTTGGTTTCCTAAGCTTTTGTGTAATTGCAGTTGCTTTGCCTCCGATGGTGAGTAGGCAGTGGACGGTGTCTCCAGTGATCTCTGGTTTTGCAAAGTTTTCAATAGTCTTCACTTGTTGCTTTATGTATATTACGCCTCACACGTATGTTTGGTTTCCTAATCTCTTGTGTAATTGCAGTTGCTTTGCCTCCACTGGTGAGTAGGCAGTGGATGGTGTCCCCAGTGATCTTTGGTTTTGCAAGGTGAAATCTTCATTGTCTCACTTAGCTGATTTTCTGAGCAAGCTGATCTTCTAAAGTCTCCACTCTTTGCTTTATTTGCGCATTTTGATGGTTTGCTGTAGATTAATGTTTTGACAATGGGTCGGAATAGAGTCTTGAGTGGTGTTTTGGTCTTCTGGCATTGGATGGTAGTGGTTTTGGTGGAAATTCACTGCTGTCCGCATGCTATTATTGGATAGGAGCAATTTTGGCGGGTGGGCAATTTCGGCCTTGtttcctctcttcttttcttggcTTTCTTTACCAGGTGTCCAAGCAATTTTGGCTTTCTTCAACATTCCCCACGTGCTGTTCTCGGACGGCAACAAGTTTAGCAGTGATTTGAGGTACAATGGAACCACCACCGCTTGAAAGCTCTGCAATCTCCATTGCCCTTTCTCGTTCTTCTCTTGGCCTTCTCTGCCAGTTTTTTTCACTCATCATCTTCCTATTTAATTTTTCCCTACACCACATCTTTCTCCATGATCTTATCTAGAAATCTACAGTAGATTCCCTCTCAATTTTTCCTACACGCACAACAAAAATGTAATCACCTTTTCCAATTAATCCCATCTCCGTAATTCCATTTTTGAATTGTTTTGCCTctctttcttcttatttttttacttttaagtGTTCTAGGTTTTATCATTGCATGGGATTTCAATTTTCATGTGAATGGTTGGATTTTTTCTTGAGTTGGGGTTGACTAAATATGTCATTACAGGAAGTGGAGAAGTGGGCGACGAAGGAGGAGAGCTCCTTCCATTGGCATTAGAGGGAGATTTATAGTTGCATAGGACATTGGAAACCACAAGGCTCCGATTGGAGTTCAAAGATAAATAGGCATATTGAGCCAATCCCAAAAATCAGAGggtaaaagataaaaataaacttcTCTACTCTAATTCTCACTTTTTTTAATGCATTTTGCAGAGTTCCCACGAATCTTCCGTaactttcaaatttaattttcctaaCCCAGAAAAACTACTCGGGATGTAATTTGAGAACTAATCTTTCTGAAGTGGCGTTGGACGCTGAAGAGTGCTGCTGGAGGGGAATAAACAACATGGTCGAGATTCGAAAGAACCGTAAAGAAGAAAGCTTGCGGAAGAAGCTCCGCGAAGGCCTGCAGAATGCATTTGCTGTTCAATCGGATACCTCTTCTGTCGAAAAAAATGTCTAAATAAATTAGAATTTATATTTTGTTCCTTTGAAGTTGTTGCTGCAGATGGCTTTAAGTAGGGTTGtgattaaatttaaatttgcgATTGTGTTGTTTTTGGGCAggattttcacaatttttttttacagtTTCCTTGTGTTTGAATAGAGCTAGGGCTTGCACTTCAGCGCTTTTCTTGAAAgtatgtcaaaaaaaaaaaaacacacatacacacacaaaagtaataaaaaatataccacagcagaaaaaaaaaaaaaaaaaacagtccaGGCTATCTGACGCATAGCGTCAGGGCAGAAAAAACTAGTACATATATAAAGCACGAATAGCTTGTGAACAGTACCGATGGACCGGTTATGCCGTGATTTGTGTGAGCTTGAGGGGCGTTTTGGTCTTTTGCTGATGGGTGGCGTGGTTTTGTTGGAAATTCACTCCTGTCCGCGTGGGCAAATGGTCCGGTTACTCCGTAATTTTCATGAACTCTGGGGGTGTTTGTTGgttggatgatttttcggtgGCTTGGGGAAACGTGGGTGCAGTTAGCCTCATTGGAATCGGTGGACGTTCTTTGCTTtgccttctctctctcttccttgctCTCTTCTAATTACCACTTTCACTCCTGCTCTTCTGTCCGCGTAGGCCTCTTGGATGGGAACATTTTGGCGGTCAGTAATTTCCTCTCATTTTGTTCTTGGTTCTGTTCATTCTGTTTTTGGTAAAAGGATAaactttctttaaaaaaaaatgcaatttaagaaatagattataatttttaaactGTTACAGTAtgtccaattttttttcttttgagaatgaaaaaaatgattcaataaatacaaattatcaaaaccaaaatcatcaaaatctccaaaaaaaaaaaaaaaagctactgaatatacaaaaattattaattcaattttacattggtttgaaaatatttttaaatatgtttGAATGCTCATTCAAGTCtagcaaacaaaagaaaatgacaaaCCCATTTTATAATtgtctttctttatttctttcttctaaAAGATTGTTAAATGTGAAGTACTAGCAAATAGAAAGTgtcaaaaaaatggaaattgtcAAATTGCTTGTCTTAGAGAAGTAACGTGACTAATAAGCAAGGCTACACATTACATGTATAATCATATGCCTTTTAGTTCTACCTAATATTAAGCATTACTTACTGATTAATACTATATTAAGAATGTAAGATAACCTGATTTCAAAGTCATATTTATTTGTGTAATTAGGAAAAAAATACACTCATACACATGACTATTAtatctaacaaaaaaaaaacacacaaacatAACACCAAAATAACGAGTCTCAGCTACCTGACGCATAGCGTCAGGGCTAAAaaactagtatatatatatatatatatatatgattacaAGCTAATTCTGCTCGGCCCTTCTGTTGCGACACTCATGATGTTGACTGTACATGCATGATGAAGTGTTGCTGACATTATTGGTCTGGACCTTCAGCAGACGGAGACTGAAGCTTAGATGAAAAAGTAGTTGACAATAAGCCACCTTCTTGTGTTTTTCTCATACTACTTACCAATCCTGTTACGGACGGACCATCTCCTGATTCACTTGGAACTTCTTCTgaattatattaatatatatatatatatatgtt
This portion of the Coffea arabica cultivar ET-39 chromosome 2e, Coffea Arabica ET-39 HiFi, whole genome shotgun sequence genome encodes:
- the LOC140036806 gene encoding replication protein A 70 kDa DNA-binding subunit B-like, encoding MESQCVSVCGLNDRIRGWIAKLVVVEKTLFRRPRNSTRMFFRVVFADASGDTIQGITYLSDLDAMDCALELHGTYYIANATIQCLRSSRMQIGMVPYEIIISHNTVINRVLPEHALSVENFYELTRFCDLDSLRVNPNARITLLGVAVYAGPAIFYAIGNRQVHLQEFIILNEERIPIVFSVWDDYFEDDGMHLVELINERPVVMICRPRISHLHGLSIATQATTIIMYNPNLLVAQQLRHWYDTFVGDTGF